The genomic stretch AAGCAGGCATACGTAATAAGGTGAAGATAATCGTTGGGGGTTCAGCAGTAAATGAAGATGTTGCTGGAAAATACCATGTTGACGGATGGGGAAAAACAGCAGTGGAAGGAGTGAGGATATGTCGGCAGTGGGCTAAGCAGGGAGGAGATTGAATGAATCACAAGGAACGGTTCCTTACAGCGTTAGACTTGAAAGAAGCTGATTGCGTACCCGTTACTGACCTGGGGCTAGATGCTCCTATCGTGGATAAAATCTTACAGAGAGAGAAAGGTACTGGATTAAGCAAGGCTGGTAAAACTGTATTAAGTTTCACTGGGGGAAGCGAAAATTGGGACGCCTCAATAGACTACAGGCGTTCTATGATTGAGGCCTGTATTAAGCTTGATTTTGATGCTATTCCAGCTTTATGTGATTATTCGCTTACAACTAAGGATTATAAACCCAAAAATATCGATGATAAAAAGTTCATCGATCAATGGGGGCGAATAATGCAAACAAGCATAGAAGGAAAAACGACCTATTTCATGGACGGAGTTGTGCATACGCCTGAGGATTTAGAAGTCTATGAACCGCCAGATGCTTTTCATCCTGATATCATCGAAATGATGAATGAAACTTTGAAACCTTTTAAGAACGAAGATATCGTTCCAATGGCTCAATGCCATAGCGGTTGGCATCTTGCATTTCAGATTAGAGGTGGAATAGATAAGATAGCTATTGATTTTTATCGAAACCCAAAATTTGCGCGTGCTCTTTTCGATAAGATCTCAAAAATTTGTCAAGATTTTGCAGAGTCGATGATAGAAGCTGGAGCAGAGGTACTACTTGTTACTGATGATTATGCTGATAATCATGGACCTTTAATTAGTCCTAAGCTTTTCAGAGAATATGAACTTCCTAACTTACAGAAGATAGTTAATATAGCAAAGAAACATGGGATTCCGATAATAAAGCACACTGATGGCAACCTCAATCCTATCCTAGATGACATAATTAGCACTGGGATAGATGGATTGCATCCAATTGAGCCTGGTGTTATGGATATAAAGGACGTTAAGATGAAATACGGAAATAAGATCTGTATATTGGGAAACGTTGACTGTAGATACATATTACCTTTTGGCAGTGATGATGATGTTAGAAAAGACGTTCGAAGATGTATAGATGCGGCTGGTGAAGGTGGTGGATATATTTTAGCCTCTAGTAATTCATTGCATGCTAATGTTAAAATCGATAATATTTATACAATGGTTGATGAAACCAGAAAATATGGCAAATATCCATTAACAAAAAAATAAGTTTGTGTACTAGTAACTAATCCCGCTATAAGCCCAAAAATAGTACCGATATCTTGGGAATCATTCAGACCTTAGTCATTTTTACTTCGAGAAAGCTCTAAATGTTTCTTGACTGTAGCTACCAGGTCTTCGGGGGAAAACGGTTTGATGAGATGTCCATCTGCTCCTACCTCTTCACTTATCTTACTATCAGCTTCTCGTCCCAATACTGTATACATTAAAATCGGAATCGAACTTGTTTGAGGGTCCTCTTTTAGAATTTTACAGACTTCTGTACCGGTTTTACCTGGCATCACGACATCTAGAATTATGAGATCTGGCTTCTCTGAATTCACTTTTTCTAAAGCCTCATCACCATTTGTAGCCTCAATAACCTGATATCCTCCCTTCTCCAGCATTATTTTTGCTGCATTGAGAAGATCTGGCTCATCATCTGCAACTAATATTCTGTCTGGCAAATCTCATCATCTCTTTTCATAAATAGCCCTTTTAATTAAGATGTTAATAAACTTGTTATAATTAAAAATTAGGAAAAGTTACCTTTTAAAGATGATTTTTGAGAGTGATTCAATGAACACCATTGAAGATATTAAGAAAATGGCTGTTATAGGGGCTGGTGTCATGGGGCATGGTATAGCTGAAATCTATGCTTTGAATGGATTCACAGTTTCTATTATGGACGTTAAAAAAGAGATCTTAGAAAGGGGCATAACTCAAATTGAATCTGAACTCAAGACTTTAACAGCCAATAAATTCGTTACCGAACAAGAGTCTTTTGATGCATTGAACAGAATATCTATTTCTACCAATCTAGAAGATGCGGTTAATGAATGTAACTTTGTGACCGAAGCTGTTGTTGAAAACCTAGAGTTAAAAAAGAAGGTGTTTGCTGAGCTTGAGAAATATGTCTGTGAGGATGCTATTCTTGCAAGTAATACTTCAGGTATAATGATATCTAAAATTGCTGAAGGCTTAAAAAGACCTGAAAACGTTATCGGAACTCACTTCGCTGTGCCTCCACACATTGTACCTGGTGTTGAAATTATTAAAGGCAAAGAAACCTCCGACTCAACATTTCAAATATCTTATGAACTGATGAAAAAGATCGGCAAATTACCTTTTGTAGCTAAGAAGGATGTTGACGGATTCGTTCTCAATAGGCTTCAGCTAGCCCTAGCAAGAGAAGCATTCTATTTAGTGGAAAATGAAATTGCTACGCCCGAGGATATTGATGTTTGCCTTAACAGCACTATAGGTTTTAGATGGTTTACTATTGGGCCTTTTAAACAGATGGATTCTGCTGGCATAGATTCATGGGCCAATGTGGGAAGCTATTTGTTTGCAAGTTTATCAAATTCAAAAAAAGTCCCAAAAGCCATAACTAACAAAGTTGCGAAAGGAGAATTAGGTATGAAGTCAGGAAAAGGCTTCTATGATTATACTAAATTGAAAATGGAAGATGTAACAGCAGAGAGGGATAACGGATTCTTGAAGACACTTGAATTGATGGAAACTTTGAAAAATAGAGCATAATCACTTCGTTTTTTGAAGTATAACGAAACAATTGCGTAGAAAATGGTTAAAATCGGTTAATGAGGTAGGTTTCAAACCCTTGAAGATATGGGCCGGAAGGGATTTGAACCCTCGACCTCTACGGTGTGAGCGTAGCGTTCATACCAAACTGAACTACCGGCCCCAGTAAGAACTAAATTTTCAAATTATAAAAAAAATTTGATTTCAAATATTTTTGTATATGTAATTAGCCCAGCTCGTAATGTACTAATCAAGCTCACTTTATTTGCAAAATCTTAAATTCAACCTCAAACAATTCGATTGTGTTAGGTTTAGTTGCGGTGAGTTACATGAGTAGATTAGTAGACATAATAGAGAAAGCTTCAATCTCAAAATTTCATTATATATTACTCGCATTATGCAGCTTAATTTATGCTCTTGCAGCTATGAATGTTATGCTGATAGGCGCTACTCTTCCTTCTATAGTCAGCGAATGGAATTTGGATAAAATTACTACTGGTATCCTTCTAAGTGCTGGCGGATTAGGAATGTTTGTTGGTGCTTTAAGTTTTGGAGTTATCGCTGATATAATTGGACGCAAGAAAGCTCTAATTATCACAGTAGCTCTGGCAAGCATTTTCACTGGCTTATGCTCATTAGCATGGAATGTTACTTCAATGCTTATTCTGCGTTTTCTTGCAGGTATCGGTTTAGGTAGTGTATTGCCTCAACCCGGTGTATACATATCAGAATATAT from Candidatus Bathyarchaeota archaeon encodes the following:
- a CDS encoding uroporphyrinogen decarboxylase family protein is translated as MNHKERFLTALDLKEADCVPVTDLGLDAPIVDKILQREKGTGLSKAGKTVLSFTGGSENWDASIDYRRSMIEACIKLDFDAIPALCDYSLTTKDYKPKNIDDKKFIDQWGRIMQTSIEGKTTYFMDGVVHTPEDLEVYEPPDAFHPDIIEMMNETLKPFKNEDIVPMAQCHSGWHLAFQIRGGIDKIAIDFYRNPKFARALFDKISKICQDFAESMIEAGAEVLLVTDDYADNHGPLISPKLFREYELPNLQKIVNIAKKHGIPIIKHTDGNLNPILDDIISTGIDGLHPIEPGVMDIKDVKMKYGNKICILGNVDCRYILPFGSDDDVRKDVRRCIDAAGEGGGYILASSNSLHANVKIDNIYTMVDETRKYGKYPLTKK
- a CDS encoding response regulator, with amino-acid sequence MPDRILVADDEPDLLNAAKIMLEKGGYQVIEATNGDEALEKVNSEKPDLIILDVVMPGKTGTEVCKILKEDPQTSSIPILMYTVLGREADSKISEEVGADGHLIKPFSPEDLVATVKKHLELSRSKND
- a CDS encoding 3-hydroxyacyl-CoA dehydrogenase family protein, with translation MNTIEDIKKMAVIGAGVMGHGIAEIYALNGFTVSIMDVKKEILERGITQIESELKTLTANKFVTEQESFDALNRISISTNLEDAVNECNFVTEAVVENLELKKKVFAELEKYVCEDAILASNTSGIMISKIAEGLKRPENVIGTHFAVPPHIVPGVEIIKGKETSDSTFQISYELMKKIGKLPFVAKKDVDGFVLNRLQLALAREAFYLVENEIATPEDIDVCLNSTIGFRWFTIGPFKQMDSAGIDSWANVGSYLFASLSNSKKVPKAITNKVAKGELGMKSGKGFYDYTKLKMEDVTAERDNGFLKTLELMETLKNRA